TTTCGCCAAGTTTATACACCGCATGGCAAAACAAAACAATAAATTTCATAGATATCAGTCCACTTTTTGGTGAAGAACTATTGATAAAGCTTAATGTATTTGAAAGAAATTATTTTAATCAAAATATTCAAAACACATTAAAAGGATATATAATTAATTCCGAAAAAACAGCCAGCCAGTCTTCAGCCATCATAATTGACCCAGATGGCTATACCAATTTAAGAAAAGATAAAAATACCTCCTCTGAGGTTCTACAAAAGGTAAAATCAGGAGAACATATTGAGGTTTTGGATAATGCTGGAGATTGGTTTTTAGTCAAGACTAATGAAGGAAAAGAAGGATATATTCATAAAAGCAGGATAAAATCAAAATAATGTATCCTTAATGAACAACATCGAAAAATTACTAAACTCTTTGATAGAGCAAGCAGAATTATTTCTAAAAGAAAATGGTGAGTTTGCTCCTTTTGGTACATACATTAGAGCAAATGGCGATTTGACTTACATTGGTGCTTATTCTGAAACAACTGATTCAAACGAAATGTATGATCTACTAATACAAGGAGTAAGAGAAGATCTAAAGGACGAAGATATCCGAGCAACAGCTATTGCCTGGAATGGTACAGTTGATGGAAAAGATGTTATTGTTACAGAAGTATTTCTTTCTTTAGATGGTAATTACCAAAGTATTCACCCATATACAATTGAAAATGGGTCAGTAATTTTCGGTGATGAAATTAAACCACGTATTAACCGCTAACAAATTAATAACAAGATGAATAACTTTCTTTTAGAATGGTATTATAAAGAGGATGAAAGAAGATATGCCTTAGATAATTCGTTGAATATTCCAATTGGAATATTGACGGGTCTGGTTGCTGGAATTTATTATTTAATTAGCAAGTACAACTACCAAGATGAGAATATCTATTTAAAAGTGGCTTTTATAGCGTGTATAGCGACAACAGTAACTTTCTGGATTATAAGTATAGTATACGTTCTATTATCTTATAATGGAATATTTAAAAGTAAAAAATATACTTATCGTTATTTTCCTTGTACTGATTTTGTAAAAAAAGAAGAGAATAAACTGGAACCTTATTATGAGAGCCATAAAGATTATTTCATAGCGAATGATATTACTTTTGAAATGTTAGTAGCAAAAAATGTTGATGAAATTTTGTCTAGTTGCATTAATAGAAATATGTTTAACAATGACAGGAAAGCAAATTATTTGTATAAATCTAAAATTCATTTAATAAATTGCACAGCAACTATATTTTTGACAGGAATCTTTTTCAGTATTAATTATATCCAACATGAAAAACAAGAAATATATAATATAAAAATTATGAATCAAAGACTATCAGGAGGGCAAACACCAACTCCGCCACCGCCACCACCTAGACCGCAAGAACCTAGAGAAGTGTCGCAAGGAGGGCCAATAAGAACTAGCTCTCCTAAAACAGGAAAATAATTAAAATAACCTTGGCTAAATTATTCCAAGGTTATTTTTTTATCTATTTATCATAAAAATTAATCAGCATATTTATCCAAATAAATATTAGTTAATGTTCTTACCAATCTGTTTTTATTCTTTATATATTGCTCCACAAAACCTTTCACGAAGAAAAAGTCAACAATAATTACTGTAAAGCCCATTAATAGTATAATAGAAATTAGAATTCTAGAACCATCATAAAAATCCTGCATATCTGTTGAATAATCTAAGAACTTAGATAAGAACCCTCCTGTTATAATTGAAATCGTTATTACTACCGTTTGCACTGAAAGCCCATAGGAATATTTATTTTGTTGAGCTGAAAGTTTATCTATCAAAAAGAGCAAATTATCTTTTTTAGTCAGAGTATCTCCCAGTAAATCTATTAGTACCCTTTTTTGTATTTCCAAAAATGAACTATAATTATACTTGTTATTGTCAATCAAGGCATAACTATAATAGGTTCTAATAACGACTTCAATCTTAGTTACCAAAAAATTAGCGGATATACCACAAAATACTATCATAAGAGAAAATGTCAAAAATATCCATGATTCCTTTTCATAGAATAAAAGTATAAAAGATGCTATTGTAGGTAGCAATGGCGGGATTATAATGTAAGCCCACCATTTAATCTTGAACTTTTTGTAAACTAAATTGTAAATAGAAATCTTAGCATTGTACTTAGTAATTTCTTCAATGTGATTTTTTTGATTCATAATATTTTTTTTAGGGCGCAAATATATTAAATCACAATCATTAGAAAAATTAAATCCTTCAAAGCCTTTTTTAGTAAAGCTTACGGAAAACCATAATCTTGTTTACTTCTTTTAAATAAAGTACAAATTATCACTAAAACACTTACTCTACCTAAGCAATCATTTTGATTTTAAGCTACTTTCAGGCACTCACAATCCTTACACCATGCATCACATTTAAAACTCGGTAAAATACCGTCAGAATAGCTTAAAAATAGTTCCTTAACAGCAGTTTCCATGATCGGAAACCAGCTCTGAGTAGTACAGAAAGAATCATGTATTGTCCAAAGCGGCATTTGAGGATATTTTTCACAAAGTTCCTTTGAGATCTTATCAAGTACACAATCAGATTCAACCTGTTGCAGAAGTCTAGGAAACAACTTGAACGAATCTGATTCATCTGTGGTAGCCTTAAAAGTCTCAATACATTCACAAAGCAATGGAAAATGCAGCTTAAAGATCATATATTCTTTTGAAGGTCTTGTAAGTGGGGTGTACAGAATTTGAAGTGTCAATCTTTTCATTAAATCTCGTTTACTCTTAAACTCACAAAGCTCGATTAGTTTTTTGCTGGAATTATAAAAACGATGTTGATAATACTCGATTAGTTCACCATCACTATCAGAAACTACTTTAAAAGGTTTAATATCAGGAAAAAGTGGCATTAAAAATTCATAAAACTGGCCTGTCAACACCGCATTTTTCAAAGGGCTAAATTCCTCTTGAAATGCTTTACTAGAGGTGATTTGTTGTAATTTCTGCATCATTATACCCATATCACTATTATTATTAAATACTTTATTTATAATTCCTCTAACATTACTATTCTCTAAATTCTCCAATACTAAAACCATAAAATAGGGTTGTGAGTTCTTAATATCCAGACTTTGAATGTTTTCATCATGATAAGTCAGATACGGGCGAAATATAGATGGCATGTTGGTTAAATTAGTATGTAATCTATTATCAGAATCAGATTTACGGGAAACTCTGAAACATTGTTCTTTCAACATTAGTGCCGAGTACCAGTAGTTATACACTCTTGATAAGATTGGGTTGAATACATTGTAGTTCAAATTATATTTGTTATAGCAAAATTCCGATTGCATATCATAACACAGGCGATCAAAATCAATATGAAGGCCTTCATCAAACCAAGTACATAATTGCGGGCATGATGAAAAACAGTCATTAAAAAGATCTTCTTTCAGCAGTTTTTTATTAAAATTCACATCAGAAATTTCAAAAACTTGAAAGTTAACACATTCAGTACCTTCAAATTTGATATTAGAAAAGTTATATCTAAAACTTTTGCTTTTTTTAGCACTTGTTGAATACTCCTTATATTCAAGAATACCAATATCAAGAAAGTATTTAAAATACTCTTTGTATCTGTAGTTTTTATCTTTTAGTGCCTGAGCGAACAATGGGACATAACCATATTTATATATTTTGTCCTTTTTCCGTGCTGGAACACTAATAATTAAGCTAAGGTAATACAAGGCTATATCCTCTTTGAATCCTTTAAATGGCGGTTGTTCTTGAAGCTTGTCTTGAAGATAATTATAAATGATCGTAGGTAATACTACTTTCCACTTAAAATCTTTGTGATAGAAAGCCGTTACATTTATTTTACGGTTTAATTTTTTGCTTTTATATTGTTGCATATTTGTTTGTTTTTGTTGAAAATTAGGCATAGCAATAGCTCTCCATAGTAACCTTACTACGGCTAAACCTCGAATTGTTAAAATTTTTGGAGATTTAAAAAGTTTACTACCCAGCAGTTGAAGTTAAACTGGTTATTCTGCTAGATTATTCAGAAATTGAATATGAAAATAAGTCGTAAGGTTTTCTTTTTTCTGGATATTCTCTTATCCGTAGGTGTGAATCCCATTCATCAATACCCCCGCCATGCTTGTCTTTGAGGCTTAATGATTTTGCCTGATAAGTCCCCAGTTGTTTTACAAAGCATTTTACATTATTTTTAACGGAAGCATCAATCAATTTCTCCATCCACGCTAACTCCATAGGTCTGTATCTATGCTTTCCCGTATCATAACCGCTTTCACCACCGATAATACACCAATCTAGAAGATTCATATTTTGGTCCCACTCAATCTCTCCGATTAGAGGTTCAAAACTCGCAAAAGTGATACATGACAGATCATTCAAATAAGCAATTCTACTTACTTGCTGTTGGCTTTCGACAGAAACCCCAATCCAGACATTATGTAATGATTCAAAATAACTAGGAAGATGATCTTTGATTCTTTCAGGTCTTTTGGTAAGTATCAGGTAGGTATGATGTGGAGTTTTTCGGATAATTTCCCATGCTTCATTTCTCCATAGGTCTGCTTCTTCAATAAACCAATCACTCCACGAACAAGTAAAGATCATTCTGGGTTGTTTCCATTTCATAGGTTCTTTGAATCTTGTTTTTGATCTAAAAACTTTTTGGGGATTACCTCCATAGTTTTCTTGATCTCTATACATATAACAGAATTTGCATCCTGGTGATATTTTTTGACAGCCATACCACGGATTCCATGTGTTATCTGTCCATTGAATTTTTGTATTTTCCATAATCTATTAAAAAAAAAATGACACAAAGGGTACCCACACAGTACTCAAACTATGTCTTGATTAATATTAAAAGTGTGAATTTTTAAGTAGATCGGGACTGTTTAGAATTTCCCGAATAAGATTAAGAAGCCAATCCTAATTTTGCTTGAATTTCATTGCGGGTATAATACACTCTACCACCGAAGTCGATAGGAACTAAAATCCCGCTTTTTGACCAATTGTTTAATGTTCCGAGCGAAACTCCGAAATACTCTGCTGTTTCTACTCTCGTCATTATTTCTTTACCCTCTGGCTTATACATTTCTGCCAGTTTACACTCAAATTGATTTAATTTACCATCAATTAAATCTTCAATTTTTTTGAAAAAATCTTTAAAATAATCCATATTATTTGTTTTTATATCTCATTTAATACCACAAAATTATGAACTATACAAAAGAAACACAAAAGCATTAAAATCGTTTTAATCCTTTCGTAGCCCTATTTCTAATGAAAATTTGAATTTGAATCTATCAGGGAGTTTCAAAGAAAAGTTAAAATTTGTTAAAATTAAAAAATATCGGAACAGCACCTAAAAATCAATCAACCAATTCCAGATACCGTCCTGTACCTCTGACGGCTGTCTGAAAAAGAAAGTTTGATGAAAGTCAAGCCACCATAAATGCATCAAACGGTCAGGAATAACATTCGTGTTATCATTTTCAGTCTTGTATTTTTCCCGAAGTTCGGATATTTCAAT
This genomic interval from Chryseobacterium joostei contains the following:
- a CDS encoding helix-turn-helix domain-containing protein yields the protein MDYFKDFFKKIEDLIDGKLNQFECKLAEMYKPEGKEIMTRVETAEYFGVSLGTLNNWSKSGILVPIDFGGRVYYTRNEIQAKLGLAS
- a CDS encoding DUF5131 family protein, with product MENTKIQWTDNTWNPWYGCQKISPGCKFCYMYRDQENYGGNPQKVFRSKTRFKEPMKWKQPRMIFTCSWSDWFIEEADLWRNEAWEIIRKTPHHTYLILTKRPERIKDHLPSYFESLHNVWIGVSVESQQQVSRIAYLNDLSCITFASFEPLIGEIEWDQNMNLLDWCIIGGESGYDTGKHRYRPMELAWMEKLIDASVKNNVKCFVKQLGTYQAKSLSLKDKHGGGIDEWDSHLRIREYPEKRKPYDLFSYSISE